A single Azospirillum sp. TSA2s DNA region contains:
- a CDS encoding purine nucleoside permease, translated as MSLFSRCRGAALSALLLFGLTGSLQAAEPIKVKVFVGSMFEIGKNTGDRAGEFQHWYERYWQTAEPITVRGALNPVYCNADGVCGSVLGMGKVSSSASMQAILLNPQLDLSQAYFLVTGVAGTPPSRGTIGEVNWATWVVDYDLGHRWAPEEGKPGEPTFMPRKGYEAVRLFPMNPALVSWAMRLTADTPLKDSDSARAYRKRYPQETAQRAPFVGTGTHMTGDTFFHGPGMSAQAQYIAKLYGADDYVITEMEAAAITLVIKRLQGSDRVMSLRGAVNFDQGNPNETTLQHLDPKPGETAGGFAETVENVELVGSRMVDHIVGHWDQWKDGVPALPAP; from the coding sequence ATGTCATTGTTCTCCCGCTGCCGCGGCGCCGCCCTGTCGGCTCTGCTCCTGTTCGGGCTGACTGGTTCCCTGCAGGCCGCGGAGCCGATCAAGGTCAAGGTGTTCGTCGGCTCGATGTTCGAGATCGGCAAGAACACCGGCGACCGCGCCGGCGAGTTCCAGCACTGGTACGAGCGCTACTGGCAAACGGCCGAACCCATCACGGTGCGGGGCGCGCTGAATCCGGTCTACTGCAACGCCGACGGCGTGTGCGGGTCGGTGCTGGGCATGGGCAAGGTCAGTTCCTCCGCCTCGATGCAGGCGATCCTGCTGAATCCGCAGCTCGACCTGTCGCAAGCCTATTTTCTGGTCACCGGCGTGGCCGGCACCCCGCCGTCACGCGGCACCATCGGCGAAGTGAATTGGGCGACCTGGGTGGTCGACTATGATCTGGGCCACCGCTGGGCACCGGAGGAAGGCAAGCCGGGCGAGCCGACCTTCATGCCGCGCAAGGGCTATGAGGCGGTCCGGCTGTTCCCGATGAACCCGGCACTGGTGTCCTGGGCCATGCGCCTGACCGCCGACACGCCGCTGAAGGACAGCGACTCCGCCCGTGCCTACCGCAAGCGCTATCCGCAGGAAACCGCGCAGCGTGCTCCTTTTGTAGGCACCGGCACGCACATGACCGGCGACACCTTCTTCCACGGTCCCGGCATGTCGGCCCAGGCGCAGTACATCGCCAAGCTCTACGGTGCGGACGACTATGTCATCACTGAGATGGAGGCGGCGGCAATCACGCTGGTCATCAAGCGGCTGCAAGGCTCCGACCGGGTGATGAGCCTGCGCGGCGCCGTCAACTTCGACCAGGGCAATCCGAACGAGACCACGCTCCAGCACCTGGACCCGAAACCCGGCGAGACCGCCGGCGGCTTCGCCGAAACGGTGGAGAATGTGGAACTCGTCGGGTCACGCATGGTCGACCACATCGTCGGCCACTGGGACCAGTGGAAGGACGGCGTTCCGGCCCTGCCGGCACCGTAA
- a CDS encoding alpha-2-macroglobulin, with product MLRALARVCAVLVACSGTFTASQTLAADPPAEPVPFGVSSVEVVAERDTPQACFTFTDRLERSRAVNYRDYVAVEPAVDGAAIARDRTLCVEGLHHGETYRVTLKDGLPGADGKRLPAADTREVQVPNRKPSLAFRGAGYILPRVGSDGLPLRSINLDRAKLQVLRIADRALVEKIYFGRITQQMTDYDIGEILDKSGQEVWRGEIGIGNQPNRTVTTAFPIDAVLGKLEPGVYVAVAGADEIKPGGWDRKATQWFVVSDLGLNTILGEDSLVVFARSVQSAAPAAGVELRLVARNGTELGRVQTGEDGLGRFDLAALRAAGTEPVQALFAARGDGDFAVLDLTAGGAPPADTPDKPATVVRPAANGLDAYLYTERGIYRPGETVQLTALLRDADLNPPPAGKQLTIRVLRPDGFEVERRGLTDSGAGGYATRIDLPMNAYPGNWIVTAHAEPDGPAIGKAEFLLEDFVPPRLDVALASPTTVLASDGEADIALDSHYLYGAPASGLPGELTVTLRAAANPYPNLPGYHFGLVQEDVKPARADLPGFITDSNGSARLKVKLPRPPDSTRPLEAVVRATLFDLGGRPVGRDFVLPVRHQSFAIGIKPRFEGDGVPEGATAGFDVIAVGPDGKPTDHADLSYELFEEEYDYSWYEANGRWDYKVTVKDQRVTGGSLSAQAGAPVPVETPVTAGRYRLEVFDPKTGVASSFRFAAGWWMTPTAGERPDSVDVSVMMPAYRAGESAWVFVKPPYDSQVLVAVADRGVSYAVTRAIGTQGAFLEIPVGQGWTSGAHVLATAFATSDPQSKKPPRRAVGLAWLAMDKAPRTLDVRLSVPAETEPRRAMTADITVDGVAEGKQAFVTVAAVDESVMQLTDQPSPDPARHYLRKRPLRVELRDSYGRLIDPASLDAARPPAQPTPRLRQIAGLVPPKSERVVSLYSGIQTIGADGKISVPFDLPDFQGRLRLMAVAWSEGRMGHAESQMLVRDPVVADAVLPRFLAPGDSAQVLLSLDNLNGPSGDYTMTLTAEGAVAIVQSASGAQSESGNELAVPKLARGKRATAGRVLTATGVGSGHVTLDVTGPEGVRVTRRWDVTVRPATPPVWRRNTAALPTDKSLTIPADLTAGLRPETLSVGAVVAPLPDLDVAGLLFALDRAAAGGAEQTASRILPLLSMSDVAAGLGIAPEDRIQARVQRSVDRLLTFQRLDGAFAAWSPKGDLDPWLTAYAVDVLGRAKAAGYRVPDQPYRKGLDWLKQAIDNAWVETADLPGRAYALYVLARAKMIDAGAVRYFRENYWDRLQTDFGRAQIAAATAVLGDQPGATEAFSKLTGARMVTASLRDQGSSLRDEAGVVVLMAESGAVDRDRIFQAADRVAKTFAAVRTTNPQEQAWLLLASKALIDRAAPMKLAIGDQTVENAKPQILPVDPAAPPAIRNLGGEVRQTVSVAGVPDQPAGAEEQGMTIRRRLFDMAGRPVDPAGIRHNDLLVVTLEGEAGDPLDHSVLVSDPLPAGFEIENVRLANSGQLGKLSWLGDLSAVRNVEFRDDRFLAAVDLPKAAPRFRLVYLVRAVTPGDFAVPGAQVQDLQRPHLSARTAASRLRVLPE from the coding sequence ATGTTGCGTGCGCTGGCGCGTGTCTGTGCCGTTCTTGTCGCGTGCTCCGGCACGTTCACCGCATCCCAGACCCTCGCCGCCGATCCCCCGGCCGAGCCGGTGCCCTTCGGCGTCTCCAGCGTCGAGGTGGTGGCGGAGCGCGATACGCCGCAGGCCTGCTTCACCTTCACCGACCGGCTGGAGCGCTCGCGCGCCGTCAACTACCGCGACTATGTCGCGGTGGAGCCGGCGGTGGACGGCGCCGCCATCGCCCGCGACCGCACGCTCTGCGTCGAGGGGCTGCACCATGGCGAGACCTACCGCGTCACGCTGAAGGACGGGCTTCCCGGCGCCGACGGCAAGCGGCTGCCGGCCGCCGACACCCGCGAGGTGCAGGTGCCCAACCGCAAGCCCTCGCTCGCCTTCCGCGGCGCCGGCTATATCCTGCCGCGCGTGGGGTCGGACGGCCTGCCGCTGCGCTCGATCAACCTGGACCGGGCGAAGCTGCAGGTGCTGCGCATCGCCGACCGCGCGCTGGTCGAGAAGATCTATTTCGGCCGCATCACCCAGCAGATGACCGATTACGACATCGGCGAGATCCTGGACAAGTCGGGCCAGGAGGTGTGGCGCGGCGAGATCGGCATCGGCAACCAGCCGAACCGCACCGTCACCACCGCCTTTCCGATCGACGCCGTGCTGGGCAAGCTGGAGCCCGGCGTCTATGTCGCCGTCGCCGGCGCGGACGAGATCAAGCCGGGCGGCTGGGACCGCAAGGCGACCCAGTGGTTCGTCGTCTCCGACCTCGGCCTCAACACCATCCTCGGCGAGGATTCGCTGGTGGTCTTCGCCCGCTCGGTCCAGAGCGCCGCGCCGGCCGCCGGGGTGGAACTGCGTCTGGTCGCCCGCAACGGCACGGAGCTGGGCCGCGTCCAGACCGGCGAGGATGGGCTGGGCCGCTTCGACCTCGCGGCCCTGCGCGCCGCCGGGACGGAGCCGGTGCAGGCGCTGTTCGCCGCGCGCGGCGATGGCGACTTCGCCGTTCTCGACCTGACCGCCGGCGGCGCTCCGCCGGCCGACACGCCGGACAAGCCCGCCACCGTCGTCCGCCCGGCGGCCAATGGCCTCGACGCCTATCTCTACACCGAGCGCGGCATCTACCGGCCGGGCGAGACGGTGCAGCTGACCGCGCTGCTGCGCGACGCCGACCTGAATCCGCCGCCCGCCGGCAAGCAGCTGACCATCCGCGTCCTGCGCCCCGACGGCTTCGAGGTGGAGCGGCGCGGCCTGACCGACAGCGGGGCCGGCGGCTATGCCACCCGCATCGACCTGCCGATGAACGCCTATCCTGGCAACTGGATCGTCACCGCCCATGCCGAGCCGGACGGCCCGGCCATCGGCAAGGCCGAGTTCCTGCTGGAGGATTTCGTGCCGCCGCGGCTCGACGTGGCGCTCGCCTCCCCGACGACGGTGCTGGCGTCCGACGGCGAGGCCGACATCGCGCTCGACAGCCACTATCTCTACGGCGCGCCGGCTTCCGGCCTGCCGGGCGAGCTGACGGTGACGCTGCGCGCCGCCGCCAACCCCTATCCCAACCTGCCGGGCTATCATTTCGGTCTGGTTCAGGAGGACGTGAAGCCGGCCCGCGCCGATCTGCCGGGTTTCATCACCGATTCCAACGGCTCGGCCCGCCTGAAGGTCAAGCTGCCGCGCCCGCCCGACAGCACCCGCCCGCTGGAGGCGGTGGTGCGCGCCACCCTGTTCGACCTCGGCGGCCGTCCGGTCGGCCGTGACTTCGTGCTGCCGGTGCGCCACCAGTCCTTCGCCATCGGCATCAAGCCGCGCTTCGAGGGCGACGGCGTGCCGGAGGGGGCGACCGCCGGCTTCGACGTCATCGCCGTTGGCCCGGACGGCAAGCCGACCGACCACGCCGACCTCTCCTACGAGCTGTTCGAGGAGGAGTATGATTACTCCTGGTACGAGGCCAACGGCCGCTGGGACTACAAGGTCACGGTGAAGGACCAGCGGGTGACCGGCGGTTCGCTGTCGGCCCAGGCCGGCGCGCCCGTCCCGGTCGAAACCCCGGTGACCGCCGGGCGCTACCGGCTGGAGGTGTTCGATCCCAAGACCGGCGTCGCCAGCAGCTTCCGCTTCGCCGCCGGCTGGTGGATGACCCCGACCGCCGGCGAGCGGCCGGATTCCGTCGACGTCTCGGTGATGATGCCGGCCTACCGCGCCGGGGAAAGCGCCTGGGTCTTCGTCAAGCCGCCCTATGACAGTCAGGTTCTGGTTGCCGTGGCCGACCGCGGCGTCTCCTATGCCGTCACCCGCGCCATCGGCACCCAGGGCGCGTTCCTGGAAATCCCGGTTGGGCAGGGCTGGACCAGCGGAGCCCATGTGCTGGCAACCGCCTTCGCCACCTCCGACCCGCAGTCGAAGAAGCCGCCGCGCCGCGCCGTCGGCCTCGCCTGGCTGGCGATGGACAAGGCGCCGCGGACCCTCGACGTCCGCCTCTCCGTCCCGGCGGAGACGGAGCCGCGTCGCGCAATGACCGCCGACATCACGGTGGACGGCGTCGCCGAGGGCAAGCAGGCCTTCGTCACGGTCGCCGCCGTCGACGAATCGGTGATGCAGCTGACCGACCAGCCCTCGCCCGACCCGGCCCGCCATTATCTGCGCAAGCGTCCGCTCAGGGTGGAGCTGCGCGACTCCTATGGCCGCCTGATCGATCCGGCCAGCCTGGACGCCGCCCGTCCGCCGGCCCAGCCGACGCCGCGCCTGCGCCAGATCGCCGGGCTGGTGCCGCCCAAGTCGGAACGGGTGGTCTCGCTCTATTCCGGCATCCAGACCATCGGGGCCGACGGCAAGATCTCCGTTCCCTTCGATCTTCCCGACTTCCAGGGCCGCCTGCGCCTGATGGCCGTCGCCTGGAGCGAGGGGCGGATGGGCCATGCCGAAAGCCAGATGCTGGTCCGCGATCCGGTCGTCGCCGACGCCGTGCTGCCGCGCTTCCTCGCCCCCGGCGACTCGGCGCAGGTCCTGCTGTCGCTTGACAACCTGAATGGGCCGTCCGGCGATTACACCATGACCCTGACCGCGGAGGGCGCCGTCGCCATCGTCCAGTCTGCGTCCGGGGCCCAGTCGGAGTCCGGCAATGAGCTGGCCGTTCCAAAGCTGGCGCGCGGCAAGCGGGCGACGGCCGGCCGGGTGCTGACCGCCACCGGGGTCGGGTCGGGCCATGTCACGCTCGACGTCACCGGTCCGGAGGGCGTCCGCGTCACCCGCCGCTGGGACGTGACCGTCCGCCCGGCCACCCCGCCGGTATGGCGCCGCAACACCGCTGCACTGCCGACCGACAAGAGCCTGACCATCCCCGCCGACCTCACCGCCGGCCTGCGGCCGGAAACCCTGTCGGTCGGAGCGGTCGTCGCGCCCCTGCCGGACCTCGACGTGGCGGGTCTTCTCTTCGCGCTCGACCGTGCGGCGGCGGGCGGGGCGGAGCAGACCGCCAGCCGCATTCTGCCGCTGCTGTCGATGAGCGACGTCGCTGCCGGCCTCGGCATCGCGCCGGAGGACCGCATCCAGGCCCGTGTCCAGCGCAGCGTCGACCGGCTGCTGACCTTCCAGCGGCTCGATGGCGCCTTCGCCGCATGGTCGCCGAAGGGGGATCTCGATCCCTGGCTGACCGCCTATGCCGTCGATGTGCTGGGCCGGGCCAAGGCGGCGGGCTACCGCGTCCCCGACCAGCCCTATCGCAAGGGTCTGGACTGGCTGAAGCAGGCCATCGACAACGCCTGGGTCGAGACCGCCGACCTGCCGGGCCGCGCCTATGCGCTCTATGTGCTGGCGCGGGCGAAGATGATCGACGCCGGCGCCGTGCGCTATTTCCGCGAGAACTACTGGGACCGGCTGCAGACGGACTTCGGCCGGGCGCAGATCGCCGCCGCCACCGCCGTGCTGGGCGACCAGCCGGGGGCGACGGAGGCCTTCTCCAAGCTGACCGGCGCGCGCATGGTCACCGCCAGCCTGCGCGACCAGGGCTCCTCCCTGCGTGACGAGGCCGGCGTGGTGGTGCTGATGGCCGAAAGCGGGGCGGTGGACCGTGACCGCATCTTCCAGGCGGCTGACCGGGTGGCCAAGACCTTCGCCGCCGTCCGCACCACCAACCCGCAGGAGCAGGCCTGGCTGCTGTTGGCGTCCAAGGCGCTGATCGACCGCGCGGCGCCGATGAAGCTCGCCATCGGCGACCAGACGGTGGAGAACGCCAAGCCGCAGATCCTGCCCGTCGATCCGGCCGCCCCGCCGGCCATCCGCAATCTCGGCGGCGAGGTCCGGCAGACGGTGTCGGTCGCCGGTGTGCCCGACCAGCCGGCCGGCGCGGAGGAGCAGGGGATGACCATCCGCCGCCGCCTGTTCGACATGGCAGGCCGTCCGGTCGATCCGGCCGGCATCCGCCACAACGACCTGCTGGTGGTGACCCTGGAGGGCGAGGCCGGCGATCCGCTCGACCATTCGGTGCTGGTCAGCGACCCGCTGCCGGCCGGCTTCGAGATCGAGAATGTCCGCCTCGCCAACAGCGGCCAGCTCGGCAAGCTGTCCTGGCTGGGCGACCTGTCGGCCGTTCGCAATGTCGAGTTCCGCGACGACCGCTTCCTGGCGGCTGTGGACTTGCCGAAGGCGGCCCCCCGCTTCCGGCTGGTCTATCTGGTCCGTGCCGTGACCCCCGGCGACTTCGCGGTCCCCGGTGCCCAGGTTCAGGACCTGCAGCGCCCCCACCTGTCCGCCCGCACCGCCGCATCCCGGCTGCGCGTGCTGCCGGAGTGA
- a CDS encoding MerR family DNA-binding transcriptional regulator, with amino-acid sequence MDRLSVGKGMMDGVEDAGDDLMSGPRLAIGELAGEFGLTHRTIRHYEDEGLLSPERIGSAPGGARVYGHRDRARLALICRGKRLGFSLAEIKDFLNLYDTDDAQIEQMRYMRTIARRRISALEQQLADVKQTLSELCTIDTQISEHLRRNGITETQDMEEKHS; translated from the coding sequence GTGGATCGGCTTTCGGTCGGCAAGGGCATGATGGACGGCGTGGAGGATGCGGGCGACGACCTGATGTCCGGCCCGCGCCTCGCCATCGGCGAACTGGCCGGGGAGTTCGGTCTGACCCACCGCACCATCCGCCATTACGAGGATGAGGGGCTGCTGTCGCCCGAGCGGATCGGCAGCGCCCCTGGAGGCGCCCGTGTCTACGGCCACCGCGACCGCGCCCGGCTGGCGCTGATCTGCCGGGGCAAGCGGCTGGGTTTCAGTCTGGCCGAGATCAAGGATTTCCTGAACCTCTACGACACCGACGACGCCCAGATCGAACAGATGCGCTACATGCGCACGATCGCGCGCCGCCGGATTTCCGCGCTTGAACAGCAGCTTGCCGACGTCAAACAGACACTGTCGGAGCTGTGCACCATCGACACCCAGATCTCCGAGCATCTTCGCCGCAACGGCATCACGGAGACGCAGGACATGGAGGAGAAGCACTCATGA
- a CDS encoding SLC13 family permease, producing MLSFGIIGAVIALLIWDRLRYDLVGMLALLASVAAGIVPAKEAFQGFSDDIVVIVGSALVVSAAVGRSGVVEAAMRPLTTRMTSVWTQVAVLAGAVTMLSAIVKNIGALAIFMPIALQVARRTGTPVSMLLMPMAFGSLLGGLMTLVGTSPNIIVSRVRAEMTGQPFHMFDFTPVGLVIAVFGVAFLSIGYRLLPKGRAAGAGPAFNIDDYTAEARLPPGSQFVGRTVAELEHFGEGEVTIAAIVRENYRRYVPSAHWVLFAGDILVLEGDTTALAELVKRAGLRMMHDKDQEGVEHEDDIAVVEAVVEQRSAMIGHSIEEVNLRERFGANLLAISRRGRPIRQRLRRVRLQSGDLVVLQCRQAAVADTLAELGCLPLAERNLAIGRTPKRAAAVAVLGLTIILVASGLVPVAIGFFGAAVAMTALKVVSLREAYEAIEWPILVLLGSLIPVSETLRTTGGTELIAGFLSEASQGLPPIGSLAMMMVAAMAVTPFLNNAATVLVMAPIGASLATHLGLRPDAFLMAVAIGAGCDFLTPIGHQCNTLVMGPGGYRFGDYWRLGLPLSIMVVVIGTAAIALFWPLVPR from the coding sequence ATGTTATCTTTCGGAATCATCGGCGCGGTGATCGCGCTGCTGATCTGGGACCGTCTGCGCTACGACCTCGTCGGCATGCTGGCGCTGCTGGCTTCGGTCGCGGCTGGCATCGTGCCGGCAAAGGAGGCCTTCCAGGGCTTCTCCGACGACATCGTCGTCATCGTCGGCTCTGCCCTGGTGGTCAGCGCCGCCGTCGGCCGGTCGGGCGTGGTGGAGGCGGCGATGCGCCCGCTGACCACGCGCATGACCAGCGTCTGGACCCAGGTGGCGGTGCTGGCCGGCGCGGTGACCATGCTGTCGGCCATCGTCAAGAACATCGGCGCGCTGGCCATCTTCATGCCCATAGCGCTGCAGGTGGCGCGGCGCACCGGCACGCCGGTGTCGATGCTGCTGATGCCGATGGCCTTCGGCTCGCTGCTGGGCGGTCTGATGACGCTGGTCGGCACCTCGCCCAACATCATCGTCTCGCGCGTCCGGGCGGAGATGACGGGCCAGCCCTTCCACATGTTCGATTTCACGCCGGTCGGGCTGGTGATCGCGGTGTTCGGCGTCGCCTTCCTGTCGATCGGCTACCGGCTGCTGCCGAAGGGCAGGGCGGCGGGGGCAGGCCCGGCTTTCAACATCGACGACTATACGGCGGAGGCGCGGCTGCCCCCCGGGTCGCAGTTCGTCGGCCGCACCGTGGCGGAGCTGGAGCATTTCGGCGAGGGCGAGGTGACCATCGCCGCCATCGTGCGCGAGAACTACCGCCGCTACGTGCCGTCCGCCCATTGGGTGCTGTTCGCCGGCGACATCCTGGTTCTGGAGGGCGACACCACGGCGCTGGCCGAACTGGTCAAGCGCGCCGGCCTGCGCATGATGCACGACAAGGACCAGGAGGGGGTCGAGCACGAGGACGACATCGCCGTGGTCGAGGCGGTGGTGGAGCAGCGCTCCGCCATGATCGGCCACAGCATCGAGGAGGTGAACCTGCGCGAGCGCTTCGGCGCCAACCTGCTGGCGATCAGCCGGCGCGGCCGTCCGATCCGCCAGCGCCTGCGCCGTGTCCGCCTGCAGTCGGGCGATCTGGTGGTGCTGCAATGCCGCCAGGCCGCCGTGGCCGACACGCTGGCCGAACTGGGCTGCCTGCCGCTGGCCGAACGCAACCTCGCCATCGGCCGCACGCCGAAACGGGCGGCGGCGGTGGCGGTGCTGGGCCTGACCATCATCCTGGTCGCCAGCGGGCTGGTGCCCGTCGCCATCGGCTTCTTCGGGGCGGCGGTGGCGATGACCGCGCTGAAGGTGGTCAGCCTGCGCGAGGCGTATGAGGCCATCGAATGGCCGATCCTGGTCCTGCTGGGATCGCTGATCCCGGTCAGCGAGACCTTGCGCACCACCGGCGGGACCGAGCTGATCGCCGGCTTCCTGTCGGAGGCGTCGCAGGGGCTGCCGCCCATCGGCTCGCTCGCCATGATGATGGTGGCGGCGATGGCGGTGACGCCCTTCCTGAACAATGCCGCGACCGTGCTGGTGATGGCGCCGATCGGCGCCAGCCTCGCCACCCATCTGGGGCTCAGGCCCGACGCCTTCCTGATGGCGGTGGCGATCGGGGCGGGCTGCGACTTCCTCACCCCCATCGGGCACCAGTGCAACACGCTGGTGATGGGTCCCGGCGGCTACCGCTTCGGCGATTACTGGCGGCTCGGCCTGCCGCTGTCGATCATGGTGGTGGTGATCGGCACCGCCGCCATCGCCCTGTTCTGGCCGCTGGTGCCGCGCTGA
- a CDS encoding aminotransferase, with protein MKSGNALLSSYGTTIFEVMSRLSEEHGAINLGQGFPDDRGPADVLQTAADALLNGWNQYPSMMGTPDLRQALAAHAGRFYGLEIDWKTETMVTSGATEALTACLLGLINPGDEVVLFQPMYDSYLPIVRLAGGVPRFVSLKAPDWSFSRADLEAAFSPRTKLVLINDPLNPAAKVFDRAELELIAEFVQRHDALAVCDEVYEHIVFDGRRHIPLMTLPGMRDRCLKIGSAGKTFSLTGWKVGYVTAAPHLLQPVAKAHQFLTFTTPPNLQAAVAFGLGKEEGYFTGLAAGLQAKRDRLSAGLASVGFDVLPSAGTYFVAADISRFGFDGDDQAFCRWLVAEAKVAAIPVSAFFVENAPTNVVRFCFSKRDEVLDEAIDRLRKRFVSE; from the coding sequence GTGAAGTCGGGCAACGCGCTCCTGTCCAGCTATGGCACCACCATTTTCGAGGTCATGTCCCGCCTGTCGGAGGAGCATGGCGCGATCAACCTGGGCCAGGGGTTCCCCGACGACCGCGGGCCGGCCGACGTGCTGCAGACTGCGGCCGACGCGCTGCTCAACGGGTGGAACCAGTACCCGTCGATGATGGGCACCCCCGACCTGCGTCAGGCGCTGGCCGCCCATGCCGGCCGCTTCTACGGCCTCGAAATCGACTGGAAGACCGAGACGATGGTCACCTCCGGCGCGACCGAGGCGCTGACCGCCTGCCTGCTCGGCCTGATCAATCCGGGCGACGAGGTGGTGCTGTTCCAGCCCATGTACGACAGCTACCTGCCGATCGTCCGGCTGGCCGGCGGCGTGCCCCGCTTCGTCTCGCTGAAGGCGCCGGACTGGAGCTTCAGCCGCGCCGACCTGGAGGCCGCCTTCTCCCCCCGCACCAAGCTGGTGCTGATCAACGACCCGCTGAACCCCGCCGCCAAGGTGTTCGACCGGGCGGAGCTGGAGCTGATCGCCGAGTTCGTTCAGCGCCACGACGCCCTGGCCGTCTGCGACGAGGTTTACGAGCACATCGTCTTCGACGGCCGCCGCCACATCCCGCTGATGACCCTGCCGGGCATGCGCGACCGATGCCTGAAGATCGGCTCGGCCGGCAAGACCTTCTCGCTGACCGGCTGGAAGGTCGGCTATGTCACCGCCGCCCCGCACCTGCTGCAGCCGGTGGCGAAGGCCCACCAGTTCCTGACCTTCACCACCCCGCCGAACCTCCAGGCCGCCGTCGCCTTCGGGCTGGGCAAGGAGGAGGGCTATTTCACCGGGCTCGCCGCCGGGCTGCAGGCGAAGCGCGACCGGCTGTCGGCCGGTCTCGCCTCGGTCGGCTTCGACGTGCTGCCCAGCGCCGGCACCTATTTCGTCGCCGCCGACATTTCCCGCTTCGGCTTCGACGGCGACGATCAGGCCTTCTGCCGCTGGCTGGTGGCCGAGGCGAAGGTCGCCGCCATCCCCGTCAGCGCCTTTTTCGTGGAGAATGCGCCGACCAACGTCGTGCGATTCTGTTTCTCCAAGCGCGATGAAGTGCTCGACGAGGCCATCGACCGGCTGCGGAAACGCTTCGTAAGCGAATAA
- a CDS encoding sensor histidine kinase produces the protein MPRLPTFRFPAIRTPSFRTCVLTAAALAIAGVWVGYVVMAASMLETQTRDALANAEATARAYESSTSRTLHDVDTTLRSFAERYADGGLARARRIVDDGLYDTALIHHVSVFGPGGVQLFRSQGSGPPEKLEDEALLAYHRMEGRDRMTVGPPSTGSAAGRPLLRLSRRLDDAAGGFAGVVVANVDPSYLSRFYRQADVGRNGVVTLVGVDRIIRARGSKDGHDAIGLSISASALWDSVRRSPTGIYWQDSIADGFRRAYAYRPVEGYPLILSVGIAVTDLEAAVAGFRGQMRIIAALLSVSVLLVAALLLVQHRNAERLAEALAVNRDFLARVSHELRTPLNAIIGFSEIIKDRMFGPDAGDRYADYAGDIHASGQHLLTLIDDILDLSRLQAGKFALLMEDVDPVAAAEWAIRIVTPQAEQKSIRLEINRPPALTLVRADERALKQMLLNLLGNALKFTPENGRVLVSIGRGVHGRCIVRVTDNGIGMTAEELRQASIPFGQTSALTTHPGRGTGLGLPIVKSLIEAHGGSLRIDSRPGQGSQITLEFAA, from the coding sequence ATGCCACGTCTCCCGACCTTTCGGTTCCCGGCGATTAGGACGCCGTCCTTCCGGACCTGCGTCCTGACGGCCGCCGCCCTGGCCATTGCCGGGGTGTGGGTCGGCTACGTCGTAATGGCCGCCTCCATGCTGGAAACCCAGACGCGGGACGCGTTGGCGAATGCCGAGGCGACGGCGCGCGCCTATGAAAGCAGCACCAGCCGCACCCTGCACGATGTCGACACCACGCTCCGCTCCTTCGCCGAGCGTTATGCCGATGGCGGGCTGGCCCGTGCCCGCCGCATCGTCGACGACGGGCTCTATGACACCGCCCTGATCCATCACGTCTCGGTCTTCGGCCCCGGAGGCGTCCAACTCTTCCGCAGTCAGGGAAGCGGCCCCCCCGAAAAGCTGGAGGACGAGGCCCTGCTCGCCTATCACCGGATGGAGGGGCGGGACCGGATGACGGTCGGTCCGCCCTCCACCGGATCGGCGGCCGGCCGGCCGCTGCTGCGCCTGTCCCGCCGCCTGGACGATGCGGCCGGCGGCTTCGCCGGGGTGGTGGTCGCCAACGTCGATCCCAGCTATCTCTCGCGCTTCTACCGGCAGGCCGATGTCGGCCGGAACGGGGTGGTGACCCTGGTCGGCGTGGACCGGATCATCCGCGCCCGCGGCTCCAAGGACGGGCACGATGCCATCGGGCTGTCCATCTCCGCCTCGGCCCTGTGGGACTCGGTGCGGCGGTCGCCGACCGGCATCTACTGGCAGGACAGCATCGCCGACGGCTTTCGACGCGCCTACGCCTACCGCCCGGTGGAGGGTTATCCGCTGATCCTCAGCGTCGGCATCGCCGTGACCGACCTCGAGGCCGCGGTCGCCGGCTTCCGCGGACAGATGCGGATCATCGCCGCCCTGCTCAGCGTCTCGGTCCTGCTGGTCGCCGCCCTGCTGCTGGTCCAGCACCGCAATGCCGAACGGCTGGCGGAGGCGCTGGCGGTCAACCGCGATTTCCTGGCCCGCGTCAGCCACGAACTGCGGACGCCGCTGAACGCCATCATCGGCTTTTCCGAGATCATCAAGGACCGGATGTTCGGGCCCGATGCCGGCGACCGCTATGCCGACTATGCCGGCGACATCCATGCCTCCGGCCAGCATCTGCTGACGCTGATCGACGACATCCTCGATCTGTCGCGGTTGCAGGCCGGGAAATTCGCCCTGCTGATGGAGGATGTCGACCCCGTCGCCGCCGCCGAATGGGCCATCCGCATCGTCACCCCCCAGGCGGAGCAGAAGTCGATCCGGCTGGAGATCAACCGCCCGCCGGCCCTGACCCTGGTGCGGGCGGACGAGCGGGCGCTGAAGCAGATGCTGCTGAACCTGCTGGGCAACGCCCTGAAATTCACCCCGGAGAACGGACGCGTGCTGGTCAGCATCGGGCGCGGTGTCCATGGCCGCTGTATCGTCCGCGTCACCGACAACGGCATCGGCATGACGGCGGAGGAACTGCGCCAGGCCTCCATCCCCTTCGGCCAGACCTCCGCCCTCACCACCCATCCCGGCCGCGGCACCGGTCTCGGCCTGCCCATCGTCAAGTCGCTGATCGAGGCGCATGGCGGCAGCCTCCGCATCGACAGCCGTCCCGGCCAGGGCAGCCAGATCACCCTGGAATTCGCGGCCTGA